In Paraglaciecola sp. T6c, the sequence CCTGTTTTTTAATCCTAATTTAAGTACATTATATTGCTGAGGAAACGACAATGGCAGTGACAGCAGCCCTAGTTAAAGAATTACGCGAGCGTACCGCTGCAGGTATGTTGGATTGTAAAAATGCACTAGTTGAAGCTAACGGTGACATCGAGCTAGCAATCGAAAACATGCGTAAAAATGGCCAAGCAAAAGCGGCTAAAAAAGCAGGTCGTATCGCCGCTGAAGGCGTTATCTTGACCAAAGTTGCTAACGGTGTAGCAACAATGATCGAATTGAACAGTGAAACAGATTTCGTTGCTCGTGACGAAGGTTTCATCGCATTCGGTAGCAAATTGATCGAAGTGGCGTCTGCTAACAAAATCAATGACATTGAAACGTTGAACGATTCAGTGGTTGACGGCGTTAAAGTAAGTGACGCACGTGACACTTTGGTTGCTAAAATTGGCGAAAACATTTCTCCACGTCGTGTTATTTCTGTTGAAGGTGATAACCTTGGCGCATACGTACACGGCGGCCGCATCGGCGTTATCGCTATCCTTCAAGGTGGCGACGAAGAGCTTGCAAAAGACATCGCTATGCACGTTGCAGCAGCTAACCCTCAGTTTGTTAAGCCAACTGATGTACCAGCTGAAGTTGTTGCTAAAGAAAAAGAAATTCAACTTGATATCGCTATGCAGTCAGGCAAGCCTGCTGACATCGCTGAGAAGATGGTTTCTGGTCGCATGAACAAGTTCACTTCTGAAGTAAGCCTAACAGGTCAAGCTTTCATTAAAGATCCTTCAACGTCTGTAGCACAATTGCTTAAAGCGAAAAATGCTGACGTTATCAACTTCGTACGTTTCGAAGTAGGTGAAGGTATTGAGAAGAAAGAAGAAGACTTTGCTGCTGAAGTAGCTGCACAAATGGCCGCTGCTAAGAAATAATTGCGCCATTTGCTTTTGCGAAAAGCTAATGTCATATAAACTATTGGCACCTCAAATTGAGGTGCCTTTTTATATGTGGACCAAGCTGTATAACGGCACGTACTGTAAAATTCAGTACATTTAGGTTCTTAACGCCTAAGTTTAGCGCTAAGTGTTGAACTATGTGCGCACAAAAGCAACTTAGGTAATGCCTGTACGCTAAGACGTACATTGTTATACCGAGAGTTATTGACCCCCATTATTCGTTAAATAAGGAACAGCCTGCCGATGAGTACAACACCTAAACATGCCTATCGTAGAATATTGCTAAAGCTAAGTGGCGAAGCCTTAATGGGCGAAGAAGGCTTTGGAATTGATCCAAAAGTTCTTGAGCGTATGGCGCAAGAAATAAAAGAATTGGTTGAACTGGGTATTGAAGTTGGCTTAGTCATAGGCGGCGGTAACCTATTCCGCGGTGAAGGTTTAGCAAAAGCAGGCATGAATCGTGTTGTTGGCGATCACATGGGTATGCTCGCGACAGTTATGAACGGTCTAGCCATGCGTGATGCGCTACATCGTGCATTTGTTAATGCCCGTCTAATGTCAGCCATTCCACTTAATGGCGTATGTGATGCCTATAACTGGGCTGAAGCTATTAGTTTATTAAAATCTGGTCGCGTGGTTATTTTTGCTGCAGGTACGGGCAACCCGTTCTTCACAACTGACTCAGCCGCGTGTTTGCGTGGTATTGAAATAGAAGCCGATGCTGTGCTTAAGGGCACTAAAGTAGACGGTGTATATGATTCAGATCCTGCGAAAAATCCAGATGCCGTGTTATACAAAAAACTGTCTTACTCTGAAGTATTAGACAAAGAATTAAAAGTGATGGACTTGGCGGCATTTACGCTAGCCCGAGATCACAATATCCCTATTCGCGTTTTTAATATGAATACCCCAGGATGCTTACGCGCAGTTGTGCTTGGTGAAGATGTTGGTACCGTAATTTGCCATCCAGAAAAACAAGATAATTAATTAGGAAGACATTTTATGATTGATGAAATCAATGTAGACGCGCGTCAGCGCATGGAAAAAAGCGTGCTTGCGTTACGTGGTCAATTTACCAAAATTCGCACCGGTCGTGCCCATCCTAGCTTATTAGATAGCATAATGGTGCCATATTACGGCGCACCGACGCCGTTAAAGCAATTGGCTAACGTGATAGCTGAAGACTCTCGCACACTTGCCTTAACTGTGTTTGACAAAAGCGCAGCACAAGCCGTTGAAAAAGCAATTATGCAGTCAGATTTGGGGTTAAACCCAATGAGTGCAGGTACGGTTATCCGTATTCCTATGCCCGCATTGACAGAAGAGCGCCGGAAAGATTTGATCCGCGTCGTACGTAATGAGGCTGAAGGCGGCCGTGTCGCTGTGCGTAATATTCGTCGTGACGC encodes:
- the tsf gene encoding translation elongation factor Ts → MAVTAALVKELRERTAAGMLDCKNALVEANGDIELAIENMRKNGQAKAAKKAGRIAAEGVILTKVANGVATMIELNSETDFVARDEGFIAFGSKLIEVASANKINDIETLNDSVVDGVKVSDARDTLVAKIGENISPRRVISVEGDNLGAYVHGGRIGVIAILQGGDEELAKDIAMHVAAANPQFVKPTDVPAEVVAKEKEIQLDIAMQSGKPADIAEKMVSGRMNKFTSEVSLTGQAFIKDPSTSVAQLLKAKNADVINFVRFEVGEGIEKKEEDFAAEVAAQMAAAKK
- the pyrH gene encoding UMP kinase, with amino-acid sequence MSTTPKHAYRRILLKLSGEALMGEEGFGIDPKVLERMAQEIKELVELGIEVGLVIGGGNLFRGEGLAKAGMNRVVGDHMGMLATVMNGLAMRDALHRAFVNARLMSAIPLNGVCDAYNWAEAISLLKSGRVVIFAAGTGNPFFTTDSAACLRGIEIEADAVLKGTKVDGVYDSDPAKNPDAVLYKKLSYSEVLDKELKVMDLAAFTLARDHNIPIRVFNMNTPGCLRAVVLGEDVGTVICHPEKQDN
- the frr gene encoding ribosome recycling factor; the protein is MIDEINVDARQRMEKSVLALRGQFTKIRTGRAHPSLLDSIMVPYYGAPTPLKQLANVIAEDSRTLALTVFDKSAAQAVEKAIMQSDLGLNPMSAGTVIRIPMPALTEERRKDLIRVVRNEAEGGRVAVRNIRRDANGDIKELLKEKEISEDDAHRGEDAIQKLTDEFVKQIDDILAAKETELMEV